The Mus caroli unplaced genomic scaffold, CAROLI_EIJ_v1.1 scaffold_15634_1, whole genome shotgun sequence genome segment atttatactaagtgtgtgctcttccctgaggaaaACTATTTCTCCCAATCTCAGGATCCTTTAGTTGCCCCTCATGGCTCTGTGTAGAGTTGAAGCCTCATAGGCCTTTCTCGTCCACTGTAGCACGTCTATTGATGTTTTCCTTACTCAGCTCTTGTTTAAGCAGCCAACCTTATCTTAANAGAAACAAAACTAGATttgcttaaataaataaagcatatttCACAGAAACTACTACTACCACTTCTGAGTTTGACTTTAAGTTAGCAATACCAATCTCTAGACATTCTTAAGCTTTTCTAGAAAACTACAGAATTGGTCCAGAATGGGAATGCTTTCTGGAATAGGAGATAACCACCTGCAGAATTAGAAGAAATCAAGTATGAGCAGTAAGTCCCTTCCATCCAGCATTGCATGTTGTAAGCAGTGCTACTCCAGGTTCTTTTGTATGACTTTTTGTGTCAGTGTGTTTTCTATTCTTGTAGATATGTCTCAAGTATTGAAATTCCATGGACCTGCAATAACTGTATGTTTTANATTTTGGAGTGTTTTCCAACAGTTTTCTGAAAATTCTGCACtattctacatcctcaccagtaaTATGAGACTGTAAATTCCTTGCATCCTTNTGAGCAGTTACCATTTTATCATAACCCTGCCAATCAATGTGAAATTTTGTTGCACTGTGATTTTTTACTTAAATGTCCCTATTAACTAATTNTGGTACACATATTTTCAGGTATTTAATAGTTACTTATCTTTCTCCAATGGAaggttgattttttaaattatctagcAATTTTTAACTAGATTATTTGTCTTGTAACCATTAGAATATAACATCCCTTTAGTTCTATTAATTGTTCTCCTTAAGATACTTTCCTTCAGATGTGTTATTTTCATCTATCTATGGTGTCTTTTAAGGAACAAAttactattaattttaattatgttcaatttttttccatAACATTTGATTGTGATGTCTTATCCACACCAANTTCACGGGCATGAAATTCTACCTAGTTATTTcttcaaatgttatttttagaTATTATACTAAATATTATAGTAtccatttttcattaattttctcattgtATGGAAAGTTGGATATCAAGTATTAACATATAACTTCATCTAATTGCCCATTTGTTGGAAAAATATTCTTCTTACACTGAATTGTTAGGAAACACATAAGTTCAatgatttatatatgtaatatttttatagatTGACAATTTCCTGACTTCTCATGCCGTACTTTGGCTTTTGATtttatgttctcattttattGCCCTAATTTAAAGCTCTACTATAATGTTAGTTAAAGGACAGCTTATACTATTGATTGCCTATGGAGAAAGGCTATAGGTTATGAACATTAAGTATTGCAAAGGTTGTGCATGTGGGTGGTggtcatttttctttgtgtggaTGCTGCTCTTACtataacatagaaaaaaaaatttggtaCCATGATTCAGGGAATGTCAAATAAGTCATGAGGAGTCCTTAGAAGACTGAGTACTAACATTCTCATAGCAAAAATTATATTCAGGGACAGATGTAACTTATATTTAACTATAAGTTCCATGTTGTATGCCAGCCTGTGGCCTATTTGAACAgagtacacctgggaggcaggctggggatgAAAGAGATTTAGATGGtgagagattaatggagaccaagacaggattctgttcaaggctcaccggtttactaagagagtgtgtgtataagggggaaggccaatcccccaccagtccattcttggtgtctggagccagcttTTAGATGTGCAGAATATCCTCCAGAATATCTCAGGGGCTTCtaagcaggtagcagtgtcttggagagagcagtggcaggtgacagaacaaaagagccatttaggtcagaaggctccaccctaggtaatctccttcttagtggcagcaaggtcaaagtctggatcagcctacttcagggctgagggaggctacagttCCATGTGTTGATAGGCCTAATATCttagttaattaaaatagaaGATGCCTTGCAAAATACAAGCTTGAGTTCTaaagtgaaaatttctggtttctttaaaaactcagggtgtcatatgatatttttctagaaGCTGTCTTGTGAGCAAGCATGTaatgttttattgaaaacagatgaaagtgtgtgtgatgtttagaaGGACTGTTAATAGGTCCCCACACACCTTGAAACGATGATCTTGTGTTGCTACATCATGCAATGCTTGGCTGGTCTTCACTGGCCAACAAACACTTTGCTAGTCTGTGCTGGCAGTGCAAAGCTTCAATGGTCTTCATTTTGTAGAGAGAAAGGTGCCAATGAGCTTCTTGTGGTATTGTGGCTGATTCTGGCTAGTTCATACTACTGACACATGTAGATTTAGCAGACTTGAAATTTCTGTTGAATCAAAccctgctgctgattcatgtttcaCATTTGCTATTTGACTTGATTGCAGTATACTGATAATGAAGTGTGGAATCATCACaaagaactacttttaaacaggtccagaaaaaaggaaaacctagTAACCTTCTTTCTTCACTACCTCTGGATGGTAAGCTAGAAGGGAAATTGAACTGttcaagaaccctaaataaagtgggtttagaaaaatctaagccttcAGAGTTCTATTTACAACTTAAAGTATATAAAACTACAAATACTGATCTCACTTTTTCCTATCTCTTTCTATATAGAACTCCCAGAAGAAAATGTTCCAAGGAAATCATTCTGGAGTAACTGAGTTCAATCTTGCTGGTTTAACAGATAAACCGGGGCTGCAGCTGcccctcttcttcctgttcctaGGAATCTATGTGGTAACAGTGGTGGGGAATCTCAGCATGATCAACCTGATACTATTCAGTTCTCAACTACATACACCCATGTATTATTTCCTCAGCAGTCTGTCTTTCATTGACCTCTGCCAGTCCAATGTCATTATTCCCAAAATGTTGGTGAACTTTGTGACAGTGAAGAACATCATTTCCTACCCTGAATGCATGACACAGTTATGCTTTTTTGCTACTTTTGCTATTGCAGAGTGTCAGATGTTGGCTGTAATGGCATATGACCGCTATGTTGCCATTTGTAAGCCCTTGCTTTACAATGCTGTAATGTCCTTTCAAGTCTGTTCCTCAATGATATTTGCAGTATACAGTATGGCTTTGATTGGTGCCACAATTCAAACagtcttcatgttaaaagtagaTTTCTGTAAGGCCAATGTAATAAATCATTACTTCTGTGATCTTTCCCCACTCCTCAAACTCTCTTGTTCTGATACTTTTATTAATGAAGTATTAGTTTTGTGCTTCAGTGTTTTCAATATCTTTTTTCCAACTCTGACAATTCTAAGCTCTTACATCTTCATCATTGCCAGCATCCTCCGGATTAAATCCACTGAAGGCAGGTCCAAAGCCTTCAGCACCTGCAGCTCACACATATCAGCAGTTGCTATCTTCTTTGGTTCCCTTGCATTCATGTACCTGCAGCCATCATCAGTCAGCTCTATGGACCAAGGGAAAGTGTCCTCTGTATTTTATACCATTGTTGTGCCCATGCTTAATCCTTtgatctacagcctgaggaataaGGATGTAAAAGTTGCACTAAATAAGTTCCTTGAAAGAATTTTTTCCTgtaaataaaactgatttttctttacTAAGACTATTGTTTAGAGGGCTGACAAACAGTTCAGCTGGCTAAGTATGGCCACCACATGATATGAGATTATGACTACTTActcctgtttatttttaaaatctctaagGGCAGGACAAGTTTTAGCCAATGGAACACTGGAAGGACAACATCTATATGGGATATAGAGAACCATCAGCTTTTCATAGCATGCATCCCACTAATCAGTGTGTCAAACTATCAAAGTCTTCTTATGAGTGAATCTGTTCTATGTATGTtgaaaatttttccttttatgtaagACATAGTTATCTTATAGTggagaataaatagaattttCCCAGCATTCTTGATTATCTCCATATTCTATAAAATTactctttttaatgaaatatatttctaaggATTTCAAACATTGTGATATCCcaaacaataattttattaaaaagtaaactaTGCAAAATATGACTTTTTTTCTAAGTCTATAGAACTATTTTAAAGGACATAGAGTGATATCTTGATTAGTAAGAtagctcccaccccacccccaccccccaaaaaagaactaGTGAGAATGAGACACATTCTGCTAAACAGGAATTAATTCAGTGTACACAAGCCTCTAAAGCAAACTGAAAGCAAGAACaagaatttttatgtttaaatatttctaatatttgatGGTATACCTCCAGCACATAACCAACTATGGCAGATTCAGAAGTGCATTATCTTACTActatatgaatatatgatataaattCAAATCTAGAAAGCAAAACtggtaaaaattattttctgaataatCACATGTTagtcagaaatattttaaaatgattcatattttaaaatgattatctATCCTGAATAAATTAGGGACAGATAAGGagtcttacaaaaataaattcccATTATTTCCCTTACCCAGTTAAATTTCCATTGCTTCCCTTGAATATGCAATAATAAAACTGAGATTATGATTCTGGAAGGTAACTCTTCATATCATGTCATCAGTAGCTCTAAGTGGTctccaaaaatacaaaaattcatCAAGTTCCTTATGATGTCCTATTGATGGTAATAACATCTGTAGAATGTTTCCTCTATGCTCTTAAAACATCTCCAAAGAAGTCATGTTCTTATTATCTAGAGCTACTTCTAGGTCACACATGATAATTGTGTCATTTCTGATTCCTGAAAATTTCAGAGATTTGAGAAGTTTCATTAAGGATAATTCCCACCCAGGATCCACTAGATGACTTTGGTCAAAAttagttggtcacaaaacaaaacaagatcatATGATCAAGGAAAGGTGACTTTCAGGAAGTACAGAAAGGTAGAGTTAATAGGTgtttaaaagaggaaaaggaagtaagAATAAAAGTTATCAGGATGTATTGCGTACatgtatgttaaatatttaaaatagtaaactGTAAAAATCCAACATATATGTCAGCAATTCCTATCCAGACATAAGTGAATCCAATGTGATGTCTATTACTACCTTTATATTGTCTttcacattgatttccatagtgactcaACCACATTACTTGCCAACCAATAGTGAATAAGAGTTTCTCCTTCTTTATATCTTCAATGGCATGtattatcatttcattttaatgaaaaattctcGTTAAGTCTTTGAAAATTTTGTAAATgcaaacaatatattttgatgatattcatTCTCCTTCTCTTACATCCTCCAGGATATAACTTCTACCCCCATCATTAtggctctttttaaatttttcttttaaccattgagctacattTGTGCTGTACATATATATGGGTGAGAGTGGAGCCATCCATTAGAGCAAGATAAACCTACCAGAGGCAGCACCTCAAAAGCAAATTAGTTCTACCTTTCCTAGGATACAGATTGTGCATGAGCCTAGGAATGATGTAGCTGGGTCAAATGGTGGTCAATACAATACTTCTTAAAGACCCTCCACACTGATTTATATAGTGGTATAGTGGTTGAAAAAATCTGCAGTCCCAGCACcagcatacaaaaaaaaaaaatcttcttttcgTTCATCTTAGTCAGATTTTGTTGTGAATTTTTCTCCTAAACCTTGTGGATTTTTTGCCTGGGGAAACATGAAATCTCTCAGTAATTTTTAATCaccattttcctgatgactttgGGTGTTGAACACAAATTTTCTCTCTTGATATCTCTTGGTTCAGTTCTATAcactattttaatttgtttatttgccttcaggctgatttttattttagttctttatataatctAGATTATAATTCTCTTTCATAAGTACAGTCCAAATAGAtgtctttcccattctgttgaTAGGAGCTTAATGCAATTACAGTATCCTATGATGTACAGAAGCTTTCTAATTTCATGGGATCCTATCTGTCagttattgtttctattttttatactACTAATTCAGAAATCTTTAATTGCGCctatattttgaaatgttcttcCCTACTTTTTCCATTAGTACTTTCCAAGTATATAGCTTTGATTAATTTAGAGTAAAGTTTCATATCAGGAGATAAGATGGATTTAGTTTCATTCTTCCTTAtgttcatatacatttttttctgggaCCATtaattgaaaatgctgtcctttctctaatttttatttgtgatatttttgtcaaaattcaagtggATTTTCTGCTGTGGACATATATCTGGATTCTATAATTGTTTTACATGTCCATTTTTTGGTTGGGTATTTTTTCAAGTAGCACACTCTGTATATACATTGCTATGGCTGTATAGTATAACTTGAAATTAATGCTGTGACACTTAAACCacagttatatttttatgaatattatttAGCCTATTCTTGACCATTTGTGattccatataaattttaagactgtttttttctttttctttttcttttttttgtttttggtttttcgagacagggtttctctgtgtagccctggctgtcctggcactcactttgtagaccaggctggcctcgaactcagaaatccgcctgcctctgcctcccgagtgtgaATGACCCCAAACTTTTTACGGGGATTTCACTGATTTTATAGTTTCTTTCATAAGATCACCAGGATATACACCCAGACTATTGTTTGTCCTACTTCAAAAACTTTTTAAACCATGCTCACTCATGgtattcaaataaaaaatgaaatcaacttGGATGCTTATCAGCTGATTAACTGATAGTGGAAATGTGGTGTAAGTATATACAATGGCATTCTCTCAACAGATAAATTAAAATGTTGGATAAATGAATGGAAGTGTAAGATAAATTATATAGAGCAAGATCACCCAGGTTCAGAAGATAAGTATcatattttttctcatatgtaCATGCCACCTTCAAATAATAACCAggaaaaactgaataaataaataaactaggaAAAGGCCATTTGGTAAGAGATGgattaaacaatgaaaaatattacAACATAGGTGATATGAAAATAAACAGGGGACTTGGGAGTGAAATTGTTGAGGAGGAATATGGAGGAGGTAACAGGTAGCTAGGGAGGGTTAGTCAAAACTAAGGATTATGAAAAGCAAATAGGTTTCATATTGATTACTTTCGGTttatgtgtaataaataaataaacaagcaaataccACTCAAAAAGCAActtctggaagaaagaaagtgtTTCCATTGGTTGGCTTAGAGTTCCAGAGTAACAACAATCCATCATctcaggaagcagggcagcaacAAAAGCACCATGAGAATGTCAAGATTCTAAACACTCACATCTTTAACTACAAACATGAAGCACAAAGTGAACTGTAACTGGAGCACNGCTATAAGCTCTAAAATCCAACTATTATCCATGTAATAACTTCTTCCTGCAAGAATCCACTTCCTAAGGGATCCAAACTCTGTAAAAATAGTGCCAGGGAATGAGGACCAAGTGTTTAGATACAAATACaaatgggaaatatttttcattcaaaacaccatAGAAATAATTCACTACTTTTAAAgctaattagtgtgtgtgtgtgtgtgtgtgtgtgtgtgtgtgtgtgtgtgtgtgtgtgtgtgtgtttaaaagggGAGAACTAGAAGAGAGACTTCTTGCTTGTCTGGATATTAATGCACCTGAAATCAGAACTTACTTAACAAAAAACTAGGGTTAACTGAGGGCCCAAACTCAGAGGACAGTTCCAAGATCTCCAGAAGATTCTCGGAAATACAGGACCCCCTAGCACGCCTAGCACACCCAGGGTCTTTGGATaacaggtgagtggaacacaacatctgctcTAACAGAACTGAGAGTGCCTAGGGCCAGGAGGAGCACTGACTCAGGAACCCTACCTGTCCAGTGACTCAGATTCCTTCTGGGTGGCACTGGTGTACATTGGTTTTGAACTGAGCCaacagccccatggtccccagaggaggtaccacttccaggaaCTCCAGtacacccagaatcttaggatcccaggatcacagaatcacaggaactGGGTCACACCAGGGTCTcatggtctcagaggaagcttgactgccaagaactctgacacacccagaatctcagcatcacatgATCCNAGAATCACAANATCACATANAAAGCTGNACTCTGAGANGTTCTGACTCAACTGNAATTACAGGAAGAACAGACTCCAATCAAATAtatcaagggcagggagcacGTGAGATAGTCAGATGGAGGGAAGTAAGCTTatgaacagaagcaacagaaaccaaggttacttggcatcacaAGAACTGAACTCtaacaccatcacaccagaaaagcaaaatatcgatctaaagtcacttctcatgataatgatggGAGGCTAtaagaagtacataaataactcttaaagaaatataggagaacacatccaaacaggtgaatgaattgaacaaaaccatccaggatctaaaaatggaaataaaaacaataaagaattcacaaaaggagacaactctggaaatagaaaacctaaaaaagaagtcaggagccaaaaatgaaagcataaaaattagaatacaagagatagaatagagaatctcaggtacagaaaataccatagaaaacattgacactacaatcaaagaaaatgtgaaatgcaaaaagatactaacccaaaaactccagaaaatccaggacacaatgagaataccaaacctaaggataacagatatagacaagaaggaagatttctaaattaaagggccagtaaatatcttcaacaaaattgtagaagaaaacttccccaacctaaagaaagagatgtccataaacatacatgaagcctacagaacttcaattagtttggaccagaaaacaaattcctcttatcacataataatcaaaacacaaaatgcacaaaacaaagaaagaatattaaaagcagtaagggaataagtcaagtaacatatgaaggcagacctatcagaattacacctaacTTCTCccaagaaactatgaaagccagaagaccctgggcagatgtcatagagaccctaagagagcacaaatgccagcctaggctactatagtcagcaaaactctcaattaccatagatggggaaaccaaagtattccattacaaaaccaaatttacacaacatctttccacaaatccagcccttcaaaggataatacagggaaaacttcaacacaaagagggaaattaCGTGCTAGAAAAAGCACGAAACCTAAAACAAGATAGCCACAGAACAAAattctaactctaacaacaaaaataacaggaagtaacaattatttttccttaataactctttTATCAATGGACTCGattgcccaataaaaagataGTCTAACA includes the following:
- the LOC110288576 gene encoding olfactory receptor 150-like produces the protein MFQGNHSGVTEFNLAGLTDKPGLQLPLFFLFLGIYVVTVVGNLSMINLILFSSQLHTPMYYFLSSLSFIDLCQSNVIIPKMLVNFVTVKNIISYPECMTQLCFFATFAIAECQMLAVMAYDRYVAICKPLLYNAVMSFQVCSSMIFAVYSMALIGATIQTVFMLKVDFCKANVINHYFCDLSPLLKLSCSDTFINEVLVLCFSVFNIFFPTLTILSSYIFIIASILRIKSTEGRSKAFSTCSSHISAVAIFFGSLAFMYLQPSSVSSMDQGKVSSVFYTIVVPMLNPLIYSLRNKDVKVALNKFLERIFSCK